The Polaribacter sp. MED152 region AAAGTGGATGGTTCTTACCTATTAAATTTCAATTTAACAGAATCTAATGAACGTGCAAACTTGAAATTGGGTGTTCATTATGATTTTTTATACAAATCTGGAGTTTTAGCAAATTACAATCATAAACGCCTTTTTGGAAAGAATGACATGCTTGCTGTTAACCTTATTTTAGGAGATAATTTAAGGTATGATTTAAACTATTTTGTAGATAATGGTTTTTACATTAGTTACGGACTTAGATCTAGGTATGACCATTTTAGAGCGAACTCAAAATTCAATTTGGCTATAGCAAATGATAATGATGTAAATAGTTTAAATATAAAATATACAGATATTACTAATCAGCTCTATTTACAAACCACTTTTGATAGAAAATTTGCAATTGGCATTGGTTTAGAGCACAAATATATTAAGGCAAGTACAGAAACGATTACTTCAAATGCTGGGGAAACCATTATAGATAACAGCGAGTATTTAAATTCTTATGGGTATATTAAACTAGATACATATGATCAGCAATACTTTGTTACAAAAGGATTTTTTGCAGATTTAGGAGCAAGATGGTTTATGAACTCTACAAATCATAACAAAGATTTTAAACCTTTTTTACAAACACAAGGAACCTTGGGTTTTGCAACTACTTTTTTCGATAAATTAACTTTTCAATTAACCAATGAAGCTGGCTTTACATTTAATAATCCAGAGTCTGATATTTTCGATTTTTATTTAGGTGGATATAATCAAAACTATATTAATAATTTTTCACGCTTTTATGGTTACGATTTTGCAAATCTTACAGATGATTCTTATGTAAAATCAGAATTAAACTTAAGGTATCGTTTTGCAGATAGGCATTATGCAACTTTTATTGCAAACTATGCAAGGCTAGACTCTAATGTGTTTAAAGACATAGATTTGTTTAGAGACATAAAATCTGGTTATGCAGCAGGTTATAGCTACAATAGCGTTATTGGGCCAATAGAACTCAAGTACGCTTGGTCTCCAGACACAAAACAAAATTTCTGGTTATTTAATTTAGGATTTTGGTTCTAAGAATTACACTTTAGTACTTAAATAAAACTCTTCGTAAGTTTCAAGTAAGTTCATAAGCGCTTTCATTAAATCTTTTGTTTCTAAAAGAATACTAAAGTAAAGTGTTGTGTTTTTAGGACTTGTTTCGTCTGTTCTAATTCTGGCAACTTGCTTTTCTATAGATAAAGAAACATTACTTAATAACTCTCTTTTTTGAATTAATAACGGATTTAAATCATCGAAATTACGCTCGTTAAAAATAGTAGAAATGATACCTAAAATGGTACTCAATTCATTATTAATAAGCTTTAAATCTTTAATTTGACCTTTCTTTAAATTCTTGTGGTTGTTATTAACATGCTTAAAACTTGCTCTAGAAATATAACTTATAGATTGTGCTGAATCTTGTAAATATCCTAAAACTGAAATATAGAATTTACTCGCTTGCACAGATGTTTCATCTAACGATTTAATGAAATAGAAAACATTGTCTTTTAAATCATCAATTTCATCATTTAACTTTTCTACGTGCTTATCTGTTTTTCTAAGTTTGTTTAAATCGTGATTTGCCAAATCATTTACAACATGTGTATACAATTTTTCAATTCTGGTGGCAACTTCAGAAACGTGTCCAGAACTTTCATCAATAACACCATTAATAGTAATTAATTCAGATCTTTCTATATATGTTTTTCTCTTTATTTCTTGCGCTTTTTTTCTATGCGCTATAGAATTCTTAGTAATTAAAGCAGCTACAACTACCAATAAAATTGGAATGAAAATAATATGTAAATGAATTAAATAAGCAACAATACCTGCAGCTACAAATGCCACTAAAGCAGTTAAAAACCAACCACCAATTACATTTAAAACCCCAGCAACTCTATATACTGCACTTTCACGACCCCAAGCTCTATCTGCTAGAGAAGTACCCATGGCTACCATAAATGTTACATAAGTGGTAGATAAAGGTAGTTTCATAGAAGTTGCTATAGAAATTAAAACACTAGCCATAACTAAGTTTACAGATGCTCTTACTAAATCAAAAGCAGGCATTTCTATAGTTTTATCATTTGGCAATTTTACGCTTGGTTTTTCAAATTTTGAGTTTATAAATGTTCTTGTTTTTTCAGGAAGCACATAATTAATACCCACATTTACAAACATGGCAAAACGCACAACTACTCTAGAAACGTTATTAGGTTGAAATTTTTCATGACCTTCACCTTGTCT contains the following coding sequences:
- a CDS encoding inorganic phosphate transporter, which codes for MGDPYVLMLVALAALAIVDLVVGVSNDAVNFLNSAIGSKAISVRNIMIIASVGVFFGAVSSSGMMEVARKGIFNPSMFVFQDVMFIFMAVMITDILLLDLFNSLGMPTSTTVSIVFELLGSAVVIAFIKISQNDAEGIASIWKYINYDTATDIILGILLSVVVAFSVGAIVQYFSRLIYSFNFASRPTYINSLFGGFAITAITYFIIIKGLKGTDFYENIAHVMEGNTISIIAISFVLWTALSYLLTKIFKLNILVLIIGIGTFSLAMAFAGNDLVNFIGVPIAALNSYETWSVSGVSAETFSMASLAAKVKSNVWLLLLAGLIMVITLWTSSKAKSVIETGINLSRQGEGHEKFQPNNVSRVVVRFAMFVNVGINYVLPEKTRTFINSKFEKPSVKLPNDKTIEMPAFDLVRASVNLVMASVLISIATSMKLPLSTTYVTFMVAMGTSLADRAWGRESAVYRVAGVLNVIGGWFLTALVAFVAAGIVAYLIHLHIIFIPILLVVVAALITKNSIAHRKKAQEIKRKTYIERSELITINGVIDESSGHVSEVATRIEKLYTHVVNDLANHDLNKLRKTDKHVEKLNDEIDDLKDNVFYFIKSLDETSVQASKFYISVLGYLQDSAQSISYISRASFKHVNNNHKNLKKGQIKDLKLINNELSTILGIISTIFNERNFDDLNPLLIQKRELLSNVSLSIEKQVARIRTDETSPKNTTLYFSILLETKDLMKALMNLLETYEEFYLSTKV